The Pseudogulbenkiania sp. MAI-1 sequence CTGATGCATACCTCGACCAGCCCCCAGTACGCGATCATCGCCAGCTGCGACGTGGCGGCGGCGATGATGGAGCAGCCGGGCGGCCAGGCGCTGGTGGAGGAATCGCTGGTGGAAGCGCTCGATTTCCGCCGCGCCATGCGCAAGGTGGACGAGGAGTACGGCCACGACTGGTGGTTCAAGGTGTGGGGCCCGAACGAGCTGTCCGACGACGGCATCTGCGACCCGGCCGACTGGGAACTGGAGCCCGGCGAGCGCTGGCACGGCTTTGCCGGCATCGAGGAGGGCTTCAACCTGCTCGATCCGATCAAGGCCACCATCCTGACCCCGGGCCTGGACGTGGATGGCAGCTTCGAGGAGATGGGCATTCCGGCCGCCATCGTCACCAAGTACCTGACCGAGCACGGCGTGGTGGTGGAGAAGACCGGCCTCTACAGCTTCTTCATCATGTTCACCATCGGCATCACCAAGGGCCGCTGGAACACCTTGATCTCGCTGCTGCAGCAGTTCAAGGACGATTTCGACAAAAACCAGCCGATGTGGCGCATCATGCCGGAGTTCGTCGCCAAGTACCCGCAGTACGAGCGCGTCGGCCTGCGCGATCTGTGCCAGCGCATTCACCAGCTATACAGCAAGCACGACATCGCGCGCCTGACCACCGAGATCTATCTGTCGGAGATGGAGCCGGCGATGCGTCCGGCCGACGCCTTCGCCAAGATGGCGCACCGCGAGATCGAGCGCGTGCCGGTGGAGGAGCTGGAAGGCCGCGTCACCTCGGTGCTGCTGACGCCGTACCCGCCGGGCATCCCGCTGTTGATCCCAGGCGAGCGCTTCAACAAGACCATCGTCGACTACCTGCGCTTTGCCCAGGAGTTCAACCGCGAACTGCCGGGCTTCGAGACCGACGTGCACGGCCTGGTGGCGGTGGAGAAGGACGGCAAGAAGGTGTACTGCGTCGATTGCGTGAAGCAGTAAGTCCACCTCTTTTGCACTGAAACACACGAGGGCCTTCCACTCCGGAAGGCCCTCTTTTATTGGCATTGCCATGTTGCGCCTTGCGGCAGGCTATGACTACGCCGCTTGCATGGCCTCGGCAATCGCCCAGCTGTCCTCGAAGATTTCGTAACGACGGATCAGTCCGTCGGCGACGTCGAAACGCATGACGAAATCACCTTGATACTCCTTGCCGGAGCGATAACGGTAAGCAAACCGGCCTCGTACCAACACTTCGTTCTCGGCGTCGAGCCAGCGCAGCGGCTCGAAGCACAGCGGTTCGGCCTCGGCCACGATCAGGGCAAACACCTCTCGCACCGCGGCGCGCCCTTTCCTCTGCCCTGCCCAGGGCACCCTGGCCGGATCGCCAGGAATATGCCATTCCACCGCCTCGCCCAGCAGTTCCTCGCGCAGCACGCCCTGCTGCAGCCCTTGCAGAAAGCAACGCACCACGGCCATCGGGGCGAGGGGCACCGCGGCGGGAACGTGTTCGCGGAACACGTCGCGCGCAGCGAACAGCGCGTTGAGTGCCGCCGGGAAGCCGGCATAGAGGCATAGCTGCTGGAGGGTTTCGAGAATCTCCTCGCGGGAAAGGCCGACGTTCAAGGCCGCGTGCAGGTGCACCTTGAGCTGCGGCTGGGCATGGCCGATGGCTGCGAGTGCGGCGATCGTCGCCAGTTCGCGCTGGCGCAGACTGAGCCCGGGACGGTTGTAGACCTCGCCGAAGCCAAATTCGATGATCTGGCGGGCAAAGTCGGGGGCGATGTCTTACAGGGCGGCCACCACCGCCTCGCCGGCGGTATCGTCGACCTCGCGCAGGCGCTGCCAGCCGCGTTGGTAAGAATCGTTTTGGGGTTGCATGGAATCACTCCTCGCCAAGTTCAGGGGATGACGGCAACGAGGCTTCCCATTCGCGGTATATGGCAATCTTGGCCTGTAGCAACTCGAGGGTTGCCTGCAGCGAGGCGATCTCCCCGGCCACCTTGCCGGCATGCGCGGTCAACAGTTCACGGCGTAGCGCCAGGCTCTCGGCCGTGTTGCCGACGCGGCGCTGCTCGGCGTACGCCAACATGTCGCACAGCGGCATGCCGGTCGCCCGCAGGCGCAACAGGAATTCGAGCCAGCGCAAGTCCTGCTCGCGGTAGCGGCGTGGCCCGCCGGGGCCGCGTGGAATCGGATCGATCAGCCCGACCTTTTCATAGTAGCGCAGGGTATGTTCGGTAAGCCCGGTGTGCGCGGCCACCGCGCCTATGGTCAGCATCGTCATGGCTCGGGATGTTAAAAGTTGGAGTGCACTCCAACGCAAGCGGGAAACGGTAGAAACAGAGGAGCGGATAAGGTGCGGCCTGTAGCCGCGAACCGCGCCTGAATGACTCTAGCGGAAACGACGCCCGGCGGCAGGGCAGCCGAGGGAGATCGAAGCGGCAGGAAAACCCCCGTTACCAACCGTTCTCCAGCGCCAGCTGTGCCGGGGCCGACAGCCGGCTCAGGGCATAGCCCATGGTCTTGAGCAGGCGATGGGTGTCTTCCACCATCTGCGGGCTGCCGCAGATCATGATGCGCGAACGCTCGGGGGATAGCGTCAGTCCGGCGGTGCGCTCCAGCGTGCCATCCTGCAGCATGGCCGGGATGCGCCGCGACAGCGCGCCGGGCACCGCCTCGCGCGTCACCACCGGCAGGTATTGCAGCTTGTGGCCGTGCTCGGCCCACAACGGATGGCGCTGCAGTGCGGCGATCTCGTTCTGGTAGCTCAGTTCGGCCGCCTCGCGCACGCTGTGCACCAGCACGATATGGCGGAAGCGTTGCCACACCGCGGCCTCGTGCAGGATGGAGAGGTAGGGTCCCAGTGCAGTACCGGTAGCGAGCAGCCATAGGTCTTCGCCGTCGGGGAAGCGGTTGGCGGTGAAGAAGCCATACGCGGTCTTATCGACCAGCACCTCATCGCCGACCTCGAGCCGCGCCAGGCGCGGTGAAAACTCACCCTCGGGCACCACGATGGAATAGAACTCCAGGTATTCGTCCCAGCTCGCCGAGACGATGGAGTAGGCGCGCCACAGGAAGCCGGTCTCGGAGATCTGCAGGCCGAGCCGGGCGAACTGACCCGGGGTGAAGCGGAAGGCGGGGTCGCGGGTGAGACGGATGCTCATCAGCCGGTCGGTCCAGTGCCGCTTCCAGAGGATGCGCTCGGTGGTGTATTTCACGGCGGTCGTGGCCATGGGGTTCTCCGTAATAGCCGAGTATTTTTGTCGGATATTACCCCACTCCGGAGAAGGCTGCCAGTGAGGGCGGGGAAGCCCATTCTGGCCGTCCGGGCAAACATGCGATCAGGGCGTCGGGGGAAGCAGGCTTCAGTCCGGCAGCAGCCCGATCAATTCCGGCAGCGCGGCGATCGCCGTCACTCCGGCCGGCACCGGTAGCCTGGCCGGGTTGAGCCAGACGGCGTGCAAACCGGCGGCGCGCGCCGACTGGACGTCGTGGGCGAGCGAATCGCCGATCATCCACAGCGCCCCCGGTGCCACGCCCAGTTCGGCCGCGATGCGGCGGTAGAACGCCGGGTCGGACTTGGCCAGGCCGAGCTCGCGGCGGCAGAACACGTGCCCGATCAGGCCGTCCAGCCCCACCCTTGCCAGCGCGCGGCGCACCTCGTCGCCGCCCGATTCGGCGGCGTTGGTGGCGAGGTGGCAAGGCCTGCGAGCCGCCAGCACCGCCAGTGTTTCCGACGCGCCGGGCATGGCGCGCACCTCGGGCCAGCGCCACATGCTGCCCTGCTGGGCCGGCAGGTCGGCCATCAGGGTGTCGCCCCAGTCGAACAGCAGGTGCAGTGGTCGATTCATCGGCGCTCAGGCCAGTGCCTGGGCCAAGTCGGCCAGCAGGTCGTCGATGTCCTCGATGCCGACCGAGAAGCGCAGCTGCCCCTCGCGGATGCCGAGTGTCGCCTTCTGCTCGGGTGGCATGCCGCCGTGCGACATGGTGTAGGAATGGTTGACCAGCGACTCCACCCCGCCCAGCGACTCGGCCAGCAGGAAATACTGCAGACGCTCGGCGACACGGCTGGCGGCGGCCCGGCTGTCGTCCTTGAGGTAGACCGTGACGACGCCGCCGAAGCGGCGCATCTGGCGGCGGGCCAACTCGTGCTGCGGATGGTTGGGCAGGCCGGGGTAGAACACCTGCTCGATGGCCGGATGCGCCGCCAGGAAGGCCGCCACGCGCTCGGCGTTGTCGCAGTGGCGCTCCATGCGCAGATGCAGCGTCTTGATGCCGCGCAGCGTCAGGAAGCAGTCCTGCGGGCCGGGCACGCCGCCGGTGGCGTTCTGGATGAAACGGATAGCCTTGGCGAGCGTCTCGTCCTTGACCGCCACCAGACCGAGCAGCACATCGGAGTGGCCGCCCAGGTATTTGGTGGCCGAGTGCACCACGATGTCGGCCCCGAGATCGAGCGGATTTTGCAGGTAAGGCGTGGCGAAGGTGTTGTCGACCGCGACCTTGACGCCATGCGGCCGGGCGATCGCCGCCAGCGCGGCGATATCGACCAGGTTGAGCAACGGGTTGGTCGGGGACTCGAGCCACAGCAGCTTGGTGGCCGGGGTGAGCGAGTTAGCCAGACGGGCCGGATCGGAGAGATCGGCGAAGCGCACTTTGATGCCGGCCGGCGCCATCACCCTGGTCAGCAGGCGGTAGGCGCCGCCGTACAGGTCGGCCACGGCCAGCACTTCGTCGCCTGGCTGCAGCGTGGCGCGCAGCACGGCGTCGATGGCGGCCATGCCACTGCCGAAGGCGAAGCCGTGGCTGGCATTTTCCAGCGCCGCGATGCAGGCTTCCAGCGCCGCGCGCGTCGGCGTGCCGGTACGCGCGTAGCCGAACTCCAGCGCCTCGCCGACGTGGTCGTGGGCGAAGGCCGAGGTTTGGTACACCGGCGGCATCAGCGCCCGGTTGTGCTGGTGGTGGTCGTAGCCGCTGTGGATGGTCTTGGTGGCGAATTTCATCGAGAGCCCGCTTGTCGTGATCGGTAATGGAGAGAGCTTACACTGGCTGCCGCCGCCGTCAGCGGTGGTAGGCCTGCCCCAGGCGCAGCTCCAGCCGCTTCTGCACTTGTTCGAACAGCGCGCTCAGCACCCAGTAGATGCCCGCCGCCATCAGGTACAGCGGCAGGGGCTGGAAGGTCTGCGCGATCACGTCCTTGGTCGCCATCATCAGCTCGGACACGGTGATCACCGACACCAGCGAGGTGTCCTTGATCAGTGAGATCAGGCTGTTGGCGAGGCTCGGCACCGCCAGCCGCAGCGCCTGCGGCGCGATGACGTGGCGCATCGCCTGCCACCAGGAGAGGCCCAGCGACTGTGCCGCGTCCCACTGCCCGCGCTCGACGCCGGCGATGGCCCCGCGCAGGCTTTCCGACAGGTAGGCGGCCACGTTCAGCGTCAGCGACAGCACGCCGGCGGTGACCGGCTCGAACTCGATGCCGACCGACGGCAGGCCGTAGTAGATGACGAAGATCTGCACCAAGAGCGGCGTACCGCGCATCACGCTGACGTAGAACGCCAACAGCGGTGCCAGCAACGGCACGCGGGCGATGCGCACCAGCGCCACGACGAAGCCCAGCAGCAGCCCCAGCACCATGGTGCTGAGCGCGAAAAACACGGTGTAGCCCGTGCCCTTGATCAGTACCGGCAGCGCCTCCCGCGCCAGTTCAAGCCATTCCATCACTCATCCTCAAAAACAGCGACGCCTCCGCAGGCGGCGGAGGCGTCCGGTTCGACCGTCCGGCAGATGGCCAGAGCACCATCAGCCTGGCATCACGCCACGGCTCAACGCGAGCCCGGTGCCTTCGACACGTCGATGCCGAACCACTTCACCGAGATTTTCTTGAAGCTGCCGTCCTTGTGCAAGGAAGCCAGCGCGCCGTCGATGGCGGCCTTGAACTTGGGGTTGCCCTTGGCGAACGGGATACCCATCTGGGTGGTGGTGCCCACCGGTGCCCCGGCCTTCAGCGGCAGCTTGGCTTCCTTGATCGCGAACGGGATCAGCAGGCTGTCGTTGATCGCCGCGTCGATGCGGCCGGAAGCCAGATCCTGGAAGATTTCCGCCGCCGACGGGTAGAACTTGGACTCGATGCCACCCTGCGCCTTGACCATCTCGGCGTAGTTGCTGCCCTGGGTCACGCCCATCTTCTTGCCCTTCAGATCGTCCAGGCTCTTGAAGCTGCGGGTTTCGTTCTTGCGCACGATCAGCTGGGCGCTGGAGATGGTGTACGGCTGCGAGAAGTCGAACACTTCCTTGCGCTTGTCGGTGATCGACACCTGGTTCAGCACCACGTCGAACTTGCCGCCCTGCAGACCGGCCAGCAGACCGCTCCATTCGCCGGTGACGAATTCCGGCTTCACCTTCAGTTTCTTGGCGATGGCTTCGCCCAGCTCGACTTCGAAGCCGGTCAGCTTCTGGTCCTTGTCCTTGAAGTTGAACGGCGGGTAGGTGCCTTCCAGGGCGATCTTCAGCGTGCCGCGCTGCTGCACGGTGTCGAGCAGGTCGGCGGCGAAGGCATGTGTGGTCGAGCCAACGAGGGCCAGCAGGGCGATCAGTTTCTTCATTTTAATATAACCTTTAGTTTCAAATAAAAGAAACAACATAACATTGAGAACTATAGCAATTCTCCGTAACGCTGCCTAGCCCGCTTCCAGCAAAAAAACCGCCGTCCGGGGATGGAAGGCGGTCTTCGGCAAAAGGTGTGGCCCCCTCTAGGAAGGGTCAAAGTGAAAGCCCCACCCCTTGCATGGTAAAAGCCAGTAATTCAAATATGAAAGACGAATAAATCCGTAAAGGAATCGGCATCAGCGCCAGAGGATACCCCATTTCGCCCCCCCTTTCATCACGATGCCAGTCCATGGGCATGTCGGTGCGGGGCATGGCAGCCCTCCTCCGCAGACCAAACGTCATCGACCGAGGCGATCATACCGTGGTGACACCTCCTCGGCTGCGCAGTTGCGCCAGGCACAGCGACAGCACGACGGCCAGCGCCAGCACCGCCAGCAAGGCTCCCCAGGCACTGGCCACCGAACCACTGCGGCGCGCCAGCTCGCCGACACATGCGGGGCCGATGGCGAATCCGGCGAAGAAGGCCGCCGATACCATCCCGGAAGCTGTCGCGACGCCGCCAAAGGCCTGATCGCGGATCAGCATGCTCATGGCGATGGCGTTGGTCGCAACCGCACTCAGCCCAACTCCCGAGACGGCCAGCCACAACAGGGTAGTGCTCGTCGTATCGGCTTGCAGGGCAATGGCGATCGACAGCCCCGAAATCAGCTGGAGTCCCGCCAACAGGAAGGCCTCTTCCCGCAAGCGCCCCCCCAAAGGCGTCATCACCAGCCTCGACATCATGCCCATCGCACCGAACAGCGCCACCAGCAAACCGGCCTCGGTCTGCGCCATCCCCAAGCCCACGGCATAGAGCGGCAGGAAGGTGACAAAGGCCGACAAGATGATTCCCACACAGCACTGGACGGCCATCAGCAATCCCAGCCGCGCATTCAGCGCCAGCGGTCCTCTTGCGGTACGCGGCGAGGATGGCTGCCCGGTCTGGCGCAGCGACCACAGGGCGAGCACCAGGGCCAGCGGCACCACCAAGGCGAACGCTCCCCGCCAGCCCAGTTTCAGCGCGCAAACCGGCAAGACCGCGCCGGCAAAGAGAGCGGCCAGTTGCACCCCGGACTGCTTGAGGCCGACCACGAATGCCTTGTGCTGCGGCGCCACGCGCCGGGCGATCAGCAGATTGGTGGCGGGATTGGCCAGCGCTTGCGCCAGGCCGAGCAAGGCGGTGGCCGGCAGCAGGCTGTAAAAGCCGGGGAGGCTGGCCATCAGCGC is a genomic window containing:
- a CDS encoding carboxymuconolactone decarboxylase family protein; the encoded protein is MAPDFARQIIEFGFGEVYNRPGLSLRQRELATIAALAAIGHAQPQLKVHLHAALNVGLSREEILETLQQLCLYAGFPAALNALFAARDVFREHVPAAVPLAPMAVVRCFLQGLQQGVLREELLGEAVEWHIPGDPARVPWAGQRKGRAAVREVFALIVAEAEPLCFEPLRWLDAENEVLVRGRFAYRYRSGKEYQGDFVMRFDVADGLIRRYEIFEDSWAIAEAMQAA
- a CDS encoding MerR family transcriptional regulator, producing the protein MLTIGAVAAHTGLTEHTLRYYEKVGLIDPIPRGPGGPRRYREQDLRWLEFLLRLRATGMPLCDMLAYAEQRRVGNTAESLALRRELLTAHAGKVAGEIASLQATLELLQAKIAIYREWEASLPSSPELGEE
- a CDS encoding ferredoxin--NADP reductase yields the protein MATTAVKYTTERILWKRHWTDRLMSIRLTRDPAFRFTPGQFARLGLQISETGFLWRAYSIVSASWDEYLEFYSIVVPEGEFSPRLARLEVGDEVLVDKTAYGFFTANRFPDGEDLWLLATGTALGPYLSILHEAAVWQRFRHIVLVHSVREAAELSYQNEIAALQRHPLWAEHGHKLQYLPVVTREAVPGALSRRIPAMLQDGTLERTAGLTLSPERSRIMICGSPQMVEDTHRLLKTMGYALSRLSAPAQLALENGW
- a CDS encoding HAD family hydrolase yields the protein MNRPLHLLFDWGDTLMADLPAQQGSMWRWPEVRAMPGASETLAVLAARRPCHLATNAAESGGDEVRRALARVGLDGLIGHVFCRRELGLAKSDPAFYRRIAAELGVAPGALWMIGDSLAHDVQSARAAGLHAVWLNPARLPVPAGVTAIAALPELIGLLPD
- a CDS encoding PLP-dependent aspartate aminotransferase family protein, coding for MKFATKTIHSGYDHHQHNRALMPPVYQTSAFAHDHVGEALEFGYARTGTPTRAALEACIAALENASHGFAFGSGMAAIDAVLRATLQPGDEVLAVADLYGGAYRLLTRVMAPAGIKVRFADLSDPARLANSLTPATKLLWLESPTNPLLNLVDIAALAAIARPHGVKVAVDNTFATPYLQNPLDLGADIVVHSATKYLGGHSDVLLGLVAVKDETLAKAIRFIQNATGGVPGPQDCFLTLRGIKTLHLRMERHCDNAERVAAFLAAHPAIEQVFYPGLPNHPQHELARRQMRRFGGVVTVYLKDDSRAAASRVAERLQYFLLAESLGGVESLVNHSYTMSHGGMPPEQKATLGIREGQLRFSVGIEDIDDLLADLAQALA
- a CDS encoding amino acid ABC transporter permease, with protein sequence MEWLELAREALPVLIKGTGYTVFFALSTMVLGLLLGFVVALVRIARVPLLAPLLAFYVSVMRGTPLLVQIFVIYYGLPSVGIEFEPVTAGVLSLTLNVAAYLSESLRGAIAGVERGQWDAAQSLGLSWWQAMRHVIAPQALRLAVPSLANSLISLIKDTSLVSVITVSELMMATKDVIAQTFQPLPLYLMAAGIYWVLSALFEQVQKRLELRLGQAYHR
- a CDS encoding transporter substrate-binding domain-containing protein; the encoded protein is MKKLIALLALVGSTTHAFAADLLDTVQQRGTLKIALEGTYPPFNFKDKDQKLTGFEVELGEAIAKKLKVKPEFVTGEWSGLLAGLQGGKFDVVLNQVSITDKRKEVFDFSQPYTISSAQLIVRKNETRSFKSLDDLKGKKMGVTQGSNYAEMVKAQGGIESKFYPSAAEIFQDLASGRIDAAINDSLLIPFAIKEAKLPLKAGAPVGTTTQMGIPFAKGNPKFKAAIDGALASLHKDGSFKKISVKWFGIDVSKAPGSR
- a CDS encoding MFS transporter; its protein translation is MKTVSATPPGHEFGIRTLLVLAMAMPMLLLYAVSSLGPQLVRDLAIAPESLGYFTVGSFGVAAVLSLRAGALVDRLGTRFALCLLFGSVALTFALMASLPGFYSLLPATALLGLAQALANPATNLLIARRVAPQHKAFVVGLKQSGVQLAALFAGAVLPVCALKLGWRGAFALVVPLALVLALWSLRQTGQPSSPRTARGPLALNARLGLLMAVQCCVGIILSAFVTFLPLYAVGLGMAQTEAGLLVALFGAMGMMSRLVMTPLGGRLREEAFLLAGLQLISGLSIAIALQADTTSTTLLWLAVSGVGLSAVATNAIAMSMLIRDQAFGGVATASGMVSAAFFAGFAIGPACVGELARRSGSVASAWGALLAVLALAVVLSLCLAQLRSRGGVTTV